The following proteins are encoded in a genomic region of Brachypodium distachyon strain Bd21 chromosome 1, Brachypodium_distachyon_v3.0, whole genome shotgun sequence:
- the LOC100828160 gene encoding zinc finger protein CONSTANS-LIKE 13, with amino-acid sequence MGQDERQDREVAPQAQMEQEERQGPETAAHEAIFSCDYCSGARAVVYCRADSARLCLPCDRHVHAANAVCSRHARAPLCAACSAAGAVFRSGATALFLCSNCDFGRNREGEQPPLHDRCTVQAYTGRPSAHDLAALLGVPDFEKPPADQGWWTIWEEPQVFSLQDLIVPTTSCHGFQPLVTPSSPKNQGSPDGKTNEEVIRQLRELAEADGGAVQIAPREEAEQGAHQLPSWEPSEHITGSGNFATENSHEVLATMPTPGYENGGWNNNSNYHALNDVCKNEYEHEQAPVGSAEACLSSFVQMSELCPSMSNGSTRDDSQQANLGIGMSMQTFPKRGGFDVVAGPDRDIVISRYKEKRRTRRFDKQVRYESRKARADSRLRIKGRFAKANQINP; translated from the exons ATGGGTCAAGACGAGCGGCAGGATCGAGAAGTGGCACCGCAGGCACAGATGGAGCAGGAGGAGCGCCAGGggccggagacggcggcccACGAGGCGATCTTCTCCTGCGACTACTGCAGCGGCGCCCGCGCCGTGGTCTACTGCCGCGCCGACAGCGCCAGGCTCTGCCTGCCATGCGACCGCCACGTGCACGCCGCCAACGCCGTCTGCTCCCGCCATGCGCGCGCCCCGCTCTGCGCCgcctgcagcgccgccggggccgtcttccgcagcggcgccaccgccTTATTCCTCTGCTCCAACTGCGACTTCGGGAGGAACCGCGAAGGCGAGCAGCCGCCGCTCCACGACCGCTGCACGGTCCAGGCCTACACGGGCCGGCCCTCGGCCCACGacctcgccgcgctcctcgGGGTCCCCGACTTCGAGAAGCCGCCGGCCGACCAGGGTTGGTGGACCATCTGGGAGGAGCCCCAGGTGTTCAGCCTCCAGGATCTCATCGTGCCCACCACTTCCTGCCATGGATTCCAGCCCCTCGTCACGCCCTCGTCCCCCAAG AACCAGGGCTCGCCGGACGGAAAGACGAACGAGGAGGTCATACGACAGCTGCGCGAGCTTGCCGAGGCCGACGGCGGGGCCGTGCAGATAGCGCCTCGGGAGGAGGCAGAGCAGGGTGCCCATCAGTTGCCATCGTGGGAGCCGTCAGAGCACATCACTGGAAGTGGAAATTTTGCCACGGAGAACAGCCATGAAGTTCTTGCAACCATGCCGACCCCTGGTTATGAG AATGGTGGATGGAACAACAACAGCAATTATCATGCCCTAAATGATGTATGCAAGAACGAGTACGAACATGAGCAGGCTCCGGTTGGATCAGCTGAAGCATGCTTATCATCATTTGTTCAGATGTCGGAACTTTGCCCCAGCATGAGCAATGGTAGCACCAGGGATGACAGCCAGCAGGCCAATCTTGGCATTGGCATGTCAATGCAAACTTTCCCCAAAAGGGGTGGCTTTGATGTTGTTGCTGGCCCTGATCGGGACATTGTCATTTCCCGCTATAAAGAAAAGAGGAGGACAAGAAG ATTCGACAAACAGGTCCGGTATGAGTCCCGCAAAGCTCGTGCCGACAGCAGGCTGAGGATCAAGGGGCGTTTTGCCAAGGCAAATCAGATTAACCCTTGA
- the LOC100843699 gene encoding divinyl chlorophyllide a 8-vinyl-reductase, chloroplastic, which produces MAALLLFSRLPATTAPASTSAPRLTSQFLSFSTTTKPCRRRGRLLASSAPPPPVPSLAAAQPFRSLLPSETTVLVTGATGYIGRFVVRELLRRGHRVLAVARPRSGLRGRNSPEEVVADLAPARVVFSDVTDPAALLADLSEYGPVHAAVCCLASRGGGVQDSWRVDYRATLHTLQASRSLGAAHFVLLSAVCVQKPLLEFQRAKLKFEDELAAEAARDPAFTYSIVRPTAFFKSLGGQVETVKKGQPYVMFGDGKLCACKPISEEDLAAFIANCIFDEDKANKVLPIGGPGKALTPMEQGEMLFRLLGREPKFIKVPIQIMDGVIWVLDGLAKVFPGLEDAAEFGKIGRYYASESMLVLDPETGEYSDEKTPSYGTDTLEQFFDKVIREGMAGQELGEQTIF; this is translated from the coding sequence AtggccgccctcctcctcttctctcgCCTCCCCGCCACCACGGcccccgcctccacctccgctcCTCGCCTCACTTCCCagttcctctccttctccaccaccaccaagccCTGCCGCCGACGAGGCCGTCTCCTCGCGtcctccgcgccgcctccgcccgtgCCCTCCCTGGCCGCGGCCCAGCCCTTCCGCTCCCTGCTCCCCTCCGAGACCAccgtcctcgtcaccggcgccACGGGCTACATCGGCCGCTTCGTCGTCCGCGagctgctccgccgcgggcatcgcgtcctcgccgtcgcACGCCCCCGCAGCGGATTGCGCGGCCGAAACTCCCCCGAGGAGGTCGTCGCGGACCTCGCCCCCGCCCGcgtcgtcttctccgacgTCACCGACCCGGCCGCGCTCCTCGCCGACCTCTCCGAGTACGGCCCAGTCCACGCCGCGGTTTGCTGCCTCgccagccgcggcggcggtgtgcAGGACTCGTGGCGCGTCGACTACCGCGCAACGCTCCACACCCTCCAGGCCTCCCGCAGCCTGGGCGCCGCCCACTTCGTCCTCCTCTCGGCGGTCTGCGTCCAGAAGCCGCTACTCGAGTTCCAGCGCGCCAAGCTCAAGTTCGAggacgagctcgccgccgaggcGGCCCGGGACCCCGCCTTCACCTACAGCATCGTCCGCCCCACCGCCTTCTTCAAGAGCCTCGGTGGCCAGGTCGAGACCGTCAAGAAGGGCCAGCCCTACGTCATGTTCGGCGACGGCAAGCTCTGTGCCTGTAAACCCATCAGCGAGGAGGACCTCGCTGCCTTCATAGCAAACTGCATCTTCGACGAGGATAAGGCCAACAAGGTACTCCCAATTGGAGGGCCGGGGAAAGCTCTCACCCCTATGGAGCAAGGGGAGATGCTGTTCAGGCTCCTGGGGCGCGAGCCCAAGTTCATCAAGGTGCCAATTCAGATCATGGATGGTGTCATCTGGGTGCTCGATGGACTGGCCAAGGTGTTCCCTGGCTTGGAGGACGCGGCAGAGTTTGGCAAGATCGGGAGGTACTACGCATCGGAGAGCATGCTGGTGCTGGACCCGGAGACCGGGGAGTATAGCGACGAGAAGACACCGAGCTATGGCACAGACACGCTCGAGCAGTTCTTCGATAAGGTGATAAGGGAAGGAATGGCAGGGCAGGAGCTCGGTGAGCAGACCATCTTCTAA
- the LOC100827852 gene encoding inactive beta-amylase 9 has translation MEAVLMQQQAAVLARRRCVRWAAPAGNRLAVVRLGMARRASWAVRARSGLLARAHLVAERRSKETAGEEEEEEDARATRLFVGLPADVVTDGKALKCSRAVKAGLRALKLLGVDGVELPVSWAVVQPGSDDDGHQFEWAGYLAVAGMVRDAGLGLRVSFLTHGAALPGWAADADILLADRSGNRHEGCLSFAVDELPVLAGKSPIEAYEAFFRSFADAFHGFLGSTITDVTVSLGPNGELRYPSYPPPGSDCAVEDAYLGVGEFQCYDKHMLARLKLHADSSGQPLWGLSGPHDAPGYGDASPESTGFFREQHTGAYGAFFLSWYAGELLAHGDRVLAAASRAFRGAPVEMSAKVPFFHHSGSTRLAAEATAGLYGGYGPVAEMFARHACTAIVSVAGMPDAEAGEVLARIKDACTERGARFACESASVAAADADPGVWGALLNADRTRPCHFTYQRMGAEFFSPDHWPLFVQFAHALESSSPEETHEDDLPGDGDGFRLAAPSGHAAQGTVKEPQTA, from the exons atggaAGCGGTGCtgatgcagcagcaggcagCTGTTCTGGCGAGACGCCGGTGCGTACGGTGGGCGGCACCGGCCGGGAACCGGCTGGCCGTCGTCCGGCTCGGCATGGCACGGCGCGCCAGTTGGGCCGTCCGGGCAAGATCGGGCCTGCTAGCGAGGGCCCACCTCGTCGCCGAGCGGCGCAGCAAGGAGACagccggtgaggaggaggaggaagaggacgcgCGGGCGACGAGGCTGTTCGTGGGCCTCCCCGCGGACGTGGTGACCGACGGCAAGGCTTTGAAGTGCTCCAGGGCCGTCAAGGCCGGGCTGCGCGCGCTCAAGCTGCTCGGCGTCGACGGCGTCGAGCTGCCGGTGTCCTGGGCCGTCGTGCAGCCCGGAtcggacgacgacggccacCAGTTCGAGTGGGCCGGgtacctcgccgtcgccggcatGGTCCGCGACGCTGGGCTGGGCCTCCGCGTCTCGTTCCTCACCCACGGCGCCGCGCTCCCCGGCTGGGCCGCCGATGCCGACATCCTCTTGGCCGACCGCTCCGGGAACCGCCACGAGGGATGTCTCTCCTTCGCCGTCGACGAGCTTCCCGTGCTCGCGGGCAAATCGCCGATCGAGGCGTACGAGGCCTTCTTCCGCAGCTTCGCGGATGCCTTCCACGGCTTCTTGGGCTCTACTATTACG GATGTGACCGTGAGCCTGGGACCAAACGGCGAGCTCCGGTACCCGTCGTACCCGCCGCCTGGAAGCGATTGCGCCGTCGAGGACGCATACTTGGGCGTTGGCGAGTTCCAGTGCTACGACAAGCACATGCTCGCGCGGCTGAAACTGCACGCCGACTCGTCGGGGCAGCCGCTGTGGGGCCTGTCGGGCCCGCACGACGCCCCGGGGTACGGCGACGCGTCCCCAGAGTCCACGGGCTTCTTCAGGGAGCAGCACACCGGCGCGTACGGGGCCTTCTTCCTGTCGTGGTACGCCGGGGAGCTGCTGGCGCACGGCGACCGCGTCCTAGCCGCGGCGTCCAGGGCGTTCCGCGGCGCGCCGGTCGAGATGTCAGCCAAGGTGCCGTTCTTCCATCACTCCGGGTCGACGCGCCTAGCGGCGGAGGCCACCGCCGGGCTGTACGGCGGGTACGGCCCGGTCGCCGAGATGTTCGCGCGGCACGCGTGCACGGCCATCGTGTCCGTGGCCGGCATGCCGGACGCAGAGGCGGGTGAGGTCCTGGCGCGGATCAAGGACGCCTGCACGGAGCGCGGCGCGCGGTTCGCGTGCGAGAGCGCGTCGGTGGCCGCGGCTGATGCCGATCCCGGCGTCTGGGGCGCCCTGCTGAATGCTGACAGAACCCGGCCGTGCCACTTCACGTACCAGCGGATGGGCGCGGAGTTCTTCTCGCCGGACCACTGGCCGCTGTTCGTGCAGTTTGCGCACGCGCTGGAGTCGTCGTCACCCGAGGAGACGCACGAGGACGACCTGCCGGGCGATGGGGACGGCTTCCGGCTGGCCGCTCCGTCTGGCCACGCGGCGCAGGGCACCGTGAAAGAGCCGCAAACAGCTTGA